One Lysinibacillus fusiformis genomic window carries:
- the rplT gene encoding 50S ribosomal protein L20 — MPRVKGGTVTRKRRKKVLKLAKGYYGSKHTLYKVANQAVMKSGQYAYRDRRQKKRDFRKLWITRINAAARMNGLSYSRLMHGLKVAGIEVNRKMLADLAVTDAAAFTQLADAAKQAVAK; from the coding sequence ATGCCACGCGTAAAAGGCGGAACAGTGACGCGCAAACGTCGTAAAAAAGTATTGAAATTAGCTAAAGGTTACTATGGTTCTAAACATACATTATATAAAGTTGCTAACCAAGCAGTAATGAAATCAGGTCAATATGCATACCGTGACCGTCGTCAGAAAAAACGTGATTTCCGTAAATTATGGATCACTCGTATCAACGCAGCTGCTCGCATGAACGGTCTTTCATACAGCCGTTTAATGCACGGATTAAAAGTTGCTGGTATCGAAGTTAACCGTAAAATGTTAGCTGATCTAGCTGTAACTGATGCAGCAGCATTCACTCAATTAGCAGACGCTGCTAAACAAGCAGTTGCTAAATAA
- the rpmI gene encoding 50S ribosomal protein L35: MPKMKTHRGAAKRFKRTGSGKLKYDRAYGSHLFANKSTKQKRHLRKANVVSSGDFKRIKSLLVYMK, translated from the coding sequence ATGCCAAAAATGAAAACACACCGTGGAGCTGCAAAACGTTTCAAAAGAACGGGTTCAGGTAAATTAAAATATGACCGTGCTTACGGTAGCCACTTATTTGCAAACAAATCTACGAAACAAAAACGTCACCTACGTAAAGCAAACGTAGTTTCATCTGGTGACTTCAAACGCATTAAATCATTACTTGTTTACATGAAATGA
- a CDS encoding DUF1294 domain-containing protein: MAQALLAYMAIVSVVLLIMMGMDKSRAKKHEWRIAERTLFTLAIAGGAVGGVLGMYLFRHKTRHNSFAFGFPLLAAVQIFIIVQLWGSSL; encoded by the coding sequence ATGGCACAAGCATTACTTGCCTATATGGCGATTGTATCAGTCGTCCTGCTTATTATGATGGGCATGGATAAATCACGAGCGAAAAAACATGAATGGCGCATTGCTGAGCGTACATTGTTTACTTTAGCAATTGCTGGTGGTGCAGTTGGAGGCGTGCTAGGTATGTATTTATTCCGACACAAAACACGCCATAATAGTTTTGCTTTTGGCTTCCCGCTGCTTGCAGCTGTTCAGATTTTTATCATCGTGCAATTATGGGGGAGCTCTCTGTAG